AAAGAACCGACATGCTTGCCCGAGGATACCTTCGCCGTATTGGTGCATAAACTCTACCAAGACCGAGTACGAGACTTTGTACTGAACAGACCTGTGAATATGCCGGATTGGCAGACAGCGTTCAGTTGCAGCAACCCATCCATCGGAACGAAGCGGAAGCTTACATTAAACGCGGACGAGGAGCAACAAGATACGAGACCCCCGAAAGGCGGAAGAGAGACCCAACCCGAAAGTAATAGATGTGTACTATTGGACACCACTGAATTGACCGGTGTGAGTCGAGCCCGACGTGGATACGTACTTTTGCTACTTCAGCAGACGGTCCGACCCTGCACGCAATTACCTCCCATGGCGCGACAAAATGTGTCCTGGGTCGCACGTATTTCTCACCAGATGAAGATTAACGATATGACGACAAGTGATGTCATGGGGCAACATCTTTGGACGACACTGTCCGAAAATGGGTTTGGCAGTTTTCCCCAGCAGGGCGATCAAGACAATCAACAATTACAACAAGCTTTACGCATTGATGTTCACCCCCGCGAGTATCTGGAGCCTCTTTGTCTCCAATTGCAGGAAGCATGTGCCACTTGCGAAAATTCTAACTCACACCGATCATCGTCGGTTTCCGTGGAAGGGCCGTTTGACGGACCCGTAGCTATGACTATGTCGGCATCCAAGTGTTCACATCGCCTATATGTGATTTTTCTGAAAGAGCCAGAGCAATCTTCGGCGAGCTTTCAAGTGTACTGGGGATTGGAAAGTCGCGACAAGCACAAAGCGAGCATGATGATTCGTTTGAACCAGGAGGCCTCCAGGGAGCTGGAAGTGCGCATTTGCAATCACAAGACAGGCGCCGAGCAGAAGCAATCTCGCTCGGGCCCCGTTGTTACGGATGACGCGCCACTATCCCGGGCTTACTACAAGCTGGAGCAAGTCTGGCACGACTACTTATCGTCCGAGCGCGAGCGGCTGTGTTTGGATCAAGGAGCCGGACTGGACTTGGGCGCGTCGCCTGGTGGATGGACGCAGGTATTGGTGCATCTGGCGCAATTACCAAAGGTAGTGGCCGTAGACCCCGCCGCCCTGGCCGACCGTGTTCGAAAATTGTCGCACGTGACCCACTTGGCCACGACCTTGGAAAACGCCAACCTACAAGCGCATGGTCCGTACAGTATGGTCGTGTGTGATGCGTCCGAATTATACATGGAACTCTTTCGGAAAATGAAAACGTTGACTGGGAAACCGCCTTGTTGGACCTTGCCCAGCGTATGGGTCGTGACCATGAAGCTACCCTTTAAGAGTATTGGTAGTGTACAGCGGCACGTAAACATCATTGAAGAATCCGCGGGCTCGCACTTACATGAAATGGCCCTGGCTATGTTTCCCAAGGAAAATATTAGGATCGCCTACCGTGTCATTCACGCCATGGCCAATTCCGATAGCGAGCGGACGCTCATCGCTGTCTTTGAGAAGGCCTAAACCGAAAACATTTGGGCCAGCATAATCTGTGACCCATAGAAAATTGTTCGCCTAGCTTTTTCTAATAGTGTGgttctttccttttcgtgtCGGTCTCTTGCCGCATCATCGTCTACTCACTGTCGAGCGaaagctgacagtgagactCGTTCACATTGAGTCACGGACTTGCTCGGTTTACGCCGCGTCGATGACAACAACCGTTAAAAATTACTAAAAACGTTATAATCACGGAAGA
This is a stretch of genomic DNA from Phaeodactylum tricornutum CCAP 1055/1 chromosome 24, whole genome shotgun sequence. It encodes these proteins:
- a CDS encoding predicted protein, with amino-acid sequence MSNSRTKEPTCLPEDTFAVLVHKLYQDRVRDFVLNRPVNMPDWQTAFSCSNPSIGTKRKLTLNADEEQQDTRPPKGGRETQPESNRCVLLDTTELTGVSRARRGYVLLLLQQTVRPCTQLPPMARQNVSWVARISHQMKINDMTTSDVMGQHLWTTLSENGFGSFPQQGDQDNQQLQQALRIDVHPREYLEPLCLQLQEACATCENSNSHRSSSVSVEGPFDGPVAMTMSASKCSHRLYVIFLKEPEQSSASFQVYWGLESRDKHKASMMIRLNQEASRELEVRICNHKTGAEQKQSRSGPVVTDDAPLSRAYYKLEQVWHDYLSSERERLCLDQGAGLDLGASPGGWTQVLVHLAQLPKVVAVDPAALADRVRKLSHVTHLATTLENANLQAHGPYSMVVCDASELYMELFRKMKTLTGKPPCWTLPSVWVVTMKLPFKSIGSVQRHVNIIEESAGSHLHEMALAMFPKENIRIAYRVIHAMANSDSERTLIAVFEKA